From Bordetella flabilis, the proteins below share one genomic window:
- a CDS encoding MmgE/PrpD family protein, with translation MAQDSSLAEKLARYCSELRYQDLSARSVAAIRRLVLDSLGCAVGALHAEPLRILAGEARLPAGPGDTASLIGGGGVALESAVLVNGALTRYLDFNDVYWARDVCHPSENIPLALACVEACGGDGRRLIEAIAVGYEAQIRLADSFSFEAMGMHHVSAAGFVAPLVIGKARAMAAGPLAHAVALGAYRHLTLSVLADGRLSMAKTLGYCLPSMEALLTTRLAASGFTGPLDIFEGLWASARLEGAGQGIEGFDLASGASRSERVSLKRYPVQYTLQSPVEAAIALRDRLGGAVREIQELVVGVHGKTARRTADPAKYRPANRETADHSLPCCVAMALLDGRLEHGQFDNGRWADPDVAALMSRIRVEPSAELERRWPRGRPAVLHAALVGGARHTVTVEIPQGDVDRPMDDGQVQQKFHALAAPVLGVARAEEVVQAVMQLEHLSSVASLMSLLRA, from the coding sequence ATGGCGCAAGACAGCAGCCTTGCCGAGAAACTTGCCCGGTATTGCAGCGAACTGCGCTATCAGGACTTGTCCGCGCGCAGCGTGGCCGCCATCCGGCGGCTGGTCCTCGACAGCCTGGGGTGCGCCGTGGGCGCCCTGCACGCCGAACCCCTGCGCATCCTGGCCGGTGAAGCGCGCTTGCCGGCGGGACCCGGCGATACCGCGTCGCTCATCGGCGGGGGAGGAGTAGCACTGGAAAGCGCTGTGCTGGTCAATGGCGCCTTGACACGCTACCTGGATTTCAATGATGTGTACTGGGCGCGGGACGTGTGCCACCCCAGCGAAAACATTCCCTTGGCGCTGGCATGCGTCGAAGCGTGCGGTGGCGACGGCCGGCGCCTGATCGAGGCCATCGCCGTCGGCTACGAGGCGCAGATCCGCCTGGCCGACAGTTTTTCGTTCGAGGCCATGGGCATGCATCACGTGAGCGCCGCCGGCTTCGTGGCGCCGCTGGTCATCGGCAAGGCGCGCGCCATGGCGGCCGGACCGCTGGCGCACGCCGTCGCGCTCGGGGCGTACCGGCATTTGACCTTGTCCGTCCTGGCCGACGGCCGCCTGAGCATGGCGAAGACCCTGGGCTATTGCCTGCCATCCATGGAGGCGCTGTTGACCACGCGATTGGCGGCGAGCGGTTTCACGGGACCGCTGGACATCTTCGAGGGCCTGTGGGCCAGCGCACGCCTGGAAGGCGCAGGCCAGGGCATCGAGGGCTTCGACCTTGCGTCCGGGGCCAGCCGCAGCGAACGCGTCAGCCTGAAACGCTATCCGGTGCAATACACCTTGCAATCGCCCGTGGAGGCGGCGATCGCGTTGCGCGACCGCCTGGGCGGCGCGGTGCGGGAGATACAGGAACTGGTCGTCGGCGTGCACGGCAAGACCGCGCGGCGCACCGCCGACCCCGCCAAGTACCGCCCCGCCAACCGGGAAACCGCGGACCACAGCCTGCCATGCTGCGTCGCCATGGCCTTGCTGGACGGACGGTTGGAACATGGGCAATTCGACAACGGACGGTGGGCGGACCCCGACGTCGCAGCCCTGATGTCGCGCATTCGTGTGGAGCCCAGCGCCGAACTGGAACGGCGCTGGCCGCGCGGACGGCCGGCGGTGTTGCACGCCGCGCTGGTGGGCGGAGCCCGGCATACCGTCACGGTGGAGATACCGCAGGGCGACGTCGATCGCCCCATGGACGACGGCCAGGTACAACAGAAATTCCACGCGCTGGCCGCGCCAGTGCTGGGCGTCGCGCGTGCCGAGGAAGTCGTGCAGGCCGTCATGCAACTGGAGCACTTGTCCTCGGTGGCCAGCCTTATGTCGCTATTGCGTGCCTGA
- a CDS encoding amidohydrolase family protein — translation MEHGASACQPAYSSPRHILPAGACDSHLHVLGPRLRFPYAAAGRYVPAADVPIEACLDMHDEVGIARAVLVQSSSYGTDNRAMLDALRRYPGRLRGVAVVAPDISPKCLRDMHELGVRGLRFKQFPAEQGHRAVADLQALARLAGPMRELGWHAQLWIDPEVLLLSEPMLRGLDLPLVFDHLGQPRIGDGVQAPAFQTLLGLLGDGIAWIKLSAVYRFAGIEADRGNRCFPFHDALLRANPGHAVWGSDWPHVQMAGPPPDVGRLLDLLAGWTDADTWRGILVDNPATLYGFED, via the coding sequence ATGGAACACGGCGCGTCCGCCTGCCAGCCGGCCTACAGCAGTCCCCGGCACATCCTTCCAGCTGGCGCCTGCGACAGTCATCTGCACGTGCTGGGGCCGCGGCTGCGCTTTCCGTACGCCGCGGCGGGGCGCTACGTTCCCGCGGCCGACGTGCCGATCGAGGCCTGCCTGGACATGCACGATGAAGTGGGCATCGCGCGCGCCGTCCTGGTGCAGAGCAGCAGCTATGGCACGGACAACCGGGCCATGCTCGACGCCTTGCGCCGCTATCCGGGCCGGCTGCGCGGCGTGGCCGTCGTGGCGCCCGACATATCGCCAAAGTGCTTGCGCGATATGCATGAACTGGGCGTGCGCGGCCTGCGCTTCAAGCAGTTCCCCGCCGAGCAAGGGCATCGCGCGGTGGCGGACCTGCAGGCGCTGGCCCGCTTGGCCGGCCCGATGCGCGAACTGGGCTGGCATGCGCAATTGTGGATAGATCCCGAGGTCTTGCTCCTGTCGGAACCCATGCTGCGCGGGCTGGACCTGCCGCTGGTGTTCGACCACCTGGGCCAGCCCCGCATCGGGGATGGCGTGCAAGCGCCGGCGTTCCAGACCCTGCTGGGTCTGCTGGGCGATGGCATTGCCTGGATCAAATTATCCGCGGTATATCGCTTTGCCGGGATCGAAGCCGATCGTGGCAACCGCTGTTTTCCGTTCCACGACGCGTTGTTGCGTGCCAATCCGGGACATGCGGTGTGGGGCTCGGATTGGCCGCACGTACAAATGGCCGGCCCGCCGCCTGACGTAGGCCGGCTGCTGGACTTGCTGGCCGGTTGGACCGACGCCGATACTTGGCGCGGCATTCTCGTCGACAACCCCGCGACGCTATATGGATTCGAGGATTGA
- a CDS encoding LysR family transcriptional regulator — protein MDRRRLECFLALAEELHFHRAAVRCHMTQPALSQQLRALEDQLQVQLVYRNKRHVSLTRTGQVFLDEVRKILRGMDRAVAMARRTEKGEIGQLTIGVTAPALYIVFPEIVREFNKRLPDVGIVVHDMTTAEQEQALRNRTIQLGIVHPPLEDASLSCQTIATTAFHIVLSDRNPLAQRKRLAVRDLANEQFIIFPRNIGPQLYDHIISLCQGEGFSPKVILETTPAQSIIAMAAADFGIGFIASEYQLLPRPGVVFRRLSGVMPYLSLGIAYDAGDVSPAMKVFLETAQRVGAKVR, from the coding sequence ATGGACCGCCGCCGCCTCGAATGCTTTCTGGCCCTGGCCGAGGAACTGCATTTCCACCGCGCCGCGGTGCGATGCCACATGACCCAACCCGCCCTCAGCCAGCAGTTGCGGGCGCTGGAGGATCAATTGCAGGTGCAGTTGGTGTACCGCAACAAGCGACATGTTTCGCTGACCCGCACGGGACAGGTATTCCTCGACGAAGTGCGCAAAATCCTGCGTGGCATGGACCGCGCGGTCGCGATGGCGCGTCGCACGGAAAAGGGGGAAATCGGGCAACTGACCATAGGGGTGACGGCGCCCGCGCTGTATATCGTGTTTCCCGAAATCGTGCGCGAGTTCAACAAACGGCTGCCCGACGTCGGCATCGTCGTCCACGATATGACGACCGCCGAGCAGGAGCAGGCGCTGCGCAATCGGACCATCCAGTTGGGCATCGTCCATCCGCCCCTGGAAGACGCATCGCTGTCCTGCCAGACCATCGCCACCACGGCGTTCCACATCGTGCTGTCGGACCGCAATCCCCTGGCGCAGCGCAAGCGCCTCGCCGTGCGGGACCTCGCCAACGAGCAGTTCATCATTTTTCCCCGGAATATCGGCCCGCAGCTGTACGACCACATCATCAGCCTGTGCCAGGGCGAAGGGTTCAGCCCCAAGGTAATCCTGGAAACGACGCCGGCGCAATCCATCATCGCGATGGCGGCGGCGGATTTCGGGATCGGCTTCATCGCTTCCGAATACCAATTGCTGCCTCGCCCGGGAGTGGTTTTCCGCAGGTTGTCGGGCGTCATGCCGTACCTGTCGCTGGGGATCGCCTACGACGCCGGCGACGTTTCACCGGCCATGAAGGTCTTCCTGGAAACCGCCCAGCGCGTGGGCGCCAAAGTGCGCTAG